The sequence atatgactATTACGAATTTAGAATGAATTATATATCATGGACGGATCCTTATGTCACCCGCTTGTAATATTCTATCTATCTACAGACGATGAACGATAGGGGGGCGGGGGCGAAGAGAGAAAATTTGAATCAGTTCTAGAAGATATTAAATTGATCATTGTAAAATAGCGTAATTTTCTCTTAATGTTGgttaatatattttctattttttagaaaaacaaaataCGAGTGTTACTATGAATCCATGTTCCATGATTAGCttaaaatatctttttttcttattcatacACAAATGTACTATCTTTCCTATAATAGATAATGATAGCTATCGATTCAACGTCTCGATATTACTTTTTCTAGTTCAATATTGGTCTACCATAGAAATTACTAAAAAAAACATCTATAACTGAAAATAAGCTTAGGTCAATAAAGGGTAGATCAATGTAACATAAATTATGACTATTAAGGACAAACGCTTTAAAATTGATGAAGTTtggtaagaaaaaaatattttgtttagatACATTTACAATAATCATGTGTAGTAAATTATACTCGATGACATCTAATACCTTAAATGTGTTAAAAAAAGACATAATACTCGAAACATATATAGGAGATAAAATAAATTTCTATACCAATTAGCTCTTAAgttattttgtttttatatgCTACTAATCACATACATAAAgacatatatgcatacatatatacatgtatatatacacatgtgtgccccccctctctctatatatactgTGCCAGGCCCCTAGACGCCCCCTTGTCTTCACCCTTGACAGCTAGATGCTAAAGTGtgccgtctgtgaaaatatattactAGAGACGGTTCACTTTAAGAATCGTCTGTAGAAATCTATTATCACATGTGATCCTCTTAAgaaaccgtatgtgaaaataaATTGACACAGACGATTCTTTAAGTGAACTGCTTGTAAAAATCATCTATTTCTATAGCCCTTCGACGAGAAATAGATGGCTAAACACCTCTGTAAATGTGTTACCACCTGTCTCTGTAAAtgatttctgtagtagtgagtcTACCCGGCTGATTTAGGCTAACTCCTACATCCACTCATGCAGACGAGCATACTTGTCAATATAACAAGATTGTCTTTATAAAAGTAATTAATCACAATATCAACTTTTACATCTGCTTATACGACTTTAGATTCgatcaaacaaataaaaactCAATTCAGCTTGTTAAGACAGATACaactaattaaatattttttttaataaatatgactttGCTCGACGAACTTTAGCTTAGCTAGACTACGATGACGCTCTATGAAACCCAATACACGAAACCAAACATACACTTATTAATTGAGCTAAACGAGATATTCTTTTGTGGAGCTATATTAGAGTTTCATAGATTAATTGCAACTGCTACAATAGACAATATACATCTAGTTGTTATCATTTAATCTATATCGTGTAACTAATAAGACGGTACTTTCTAGACTAACCAGTGTTGTTTATACACCcgtatcgattttttttttccgaatcgGACACCAAATCTGACTCAGATTCTAACACCTGTGTAGGGTTTCAAGTTATattttgtgtatttttttttgaatcagAATCGGATTACAACACACGCTTCCGTGTTCAGTTAACACTGGCCTAACCAGAAAATTGCTGGGACTATTCGATtagtctaagattaaaagagGCAATGGATGAATGGAGGCTGCAGCTTCATCATCTTTTATgaaagggaaaaatgcacaaacccccCATAAGTCACTCCATTTTTGAGATTCCCCCCATAaaccattttgttgcaaaaacccccccaacagtaatttagatttgcaaaaaaccccagcaattgtttaatctagaaaataggttttctttaatataaaaaatatgtaaattctttaataatttagataaaggttttaaaaatgattcctttggtgaaataaataaaatgaaatgtttttaattctattaatcttatatatatatatgtctttcaatgataaaataaatattttaattatgaaaaaatggtaaataattagaaaataaagggaatttttttttctaggttttctatgtttttaattttagataacaCATAAGGCAAACGTATAAGTTGCAATGGTATAAAATGAATCTTCTCTAATTTGTTCGGCCGGCCTACCCATTGGCATGGCACTTGGCCGCAATCCAGCGCTCGGCCTCTCTTCCGTAGATGCAGAGAGTTCGGCAAGATTTAGCATCAGTCTCCATTGATTTATCGTTATTTGtgaacacaaataataaataaaattatatccttATTTCTCTAAAGgacataattaaaacatttattttatcattgaaaaacatatatataagattaatagaattaaaaatattttattttatttatttcaccaaaggaatcatttttaaaacctttatctaaattattaaagaatttacatattttttatattaaagaaaacctattttctgcattaaacaattgctggggggggggtttgcaaatctaaattactgttgggtttttttttaacaaaatggTTTATGGGGGTGAATCTCAAAAATGGAGTAACTTATGGGGGGAtttgtgcatttttcccttCATGAAAATGGGTCAAGACAAGCTGatctacgaccagctttctaaTCCTCCTAGACCCAAGCAGCTTCGGGTTGAACTACAGATTTACCCTGGGAATCTGATTGCCACCTTCTTGTCGCCGACAAGAACCGAACAACAATGGATAGCTACCACCCAACAGTGCCCAGTTAAGTACATGCTTTCAAAACAGTAGTACTCGCCTATTCTAACCTTAGCTGCCAGGCTAAAAATTCAATTGGCATTCGTACTCTGTTCATTATGACTCGAGCAATATTTGGACGGCCGTTCCAAATACATTCGAATGCGCACAGCACATTGAGGACAGCGTAGGCCATGGGCTATTGTTAGGAACGGTCGTTTGGGATTTGGACGCAGAAATTTTTCTAGAGGCCCTCGGAAATTAAACTGTTTTTCCTTCAAATACCTAGGTTCGAAACTTCGAAACAAGCACCCAACCGtgcaaatataaaaaaaattgtaccatGCACCAACGTTTTCTCCCTCCAAAGCGGCCAAGCCCAACGCTGTTACAGAATCCGGTACCTGCAACAGAGACTGTGCAGAGCTACCGCTGCGCATCTGAAACTACCGGCAGGACACCTACAATCACTGTTCATATTCTCAGTGCATGTCTCGAGAATTCACGGCTGAAACACATAAATCCTTTTCAGCAAAAAACAGGATAGATGCATGAATAAATTTATTGCTTCAATATGAAGTTTGTAGTGTTAGTTAACCTATAGAAAGCACAATTAACCAACAATGAGGATTGTTCTAGAAAGCGAAACCTTCTTGTTACTTAGTAGTATATTACTATTATTTGTTCACAATTGTACCGATCATCCAAGGAAGTAGGTCACGCTGAGCAACGAAGAGTACACTCTGGTCAGATTGACAGAACAACATCCACCCATATCTGAGGACCACTGTAATTTGTTTGACAGACTAACATCCAACCATACCCACGCTGAGCAAAAGGCTTAGAAATGTAAAAAACTTTTGATTCAATTCGAACAGCTGCCTATTGCAATGACTGAAGCCTGGTCAGCATAACTTTGCCCTCCATGACCCATGGCCCACTGGGGAAAATCTAATGCAAATTCTCAAGTGCAAAAGCAAGCAAAGCTCGTGCCTGGTAGCACGAGGCATCAGACCAGCCATATGCTAGCTGTGCATCGTAAATGAAGCAATAACTCTGAATCCACATGAGACTTCATTAAGAATCTAACCATCAAAGGAAGACAAGGATATCAGTTGGCGACCTTACTAAAACAAATGCTTAGGCACAAAGGCTGGAACGGCATTGAGGCAATTTGAGCACAACCCAATGGCAAATATATAGTACAAGGGACACACACAAGAGATTACCATTGACTAGGAGTGGAATACCACAAATAGCTTTAACAAGATTGACAtacttttatatttatataatgtAAGGAGCACGGCATGTTAGCAATTTGTAAAGCTAATGCAAGGCAGATTAAAAATAGTTTCCCACTGACACATAATATTCACTTATtcagaggagaagagaggacaGGAGCTGGATACTTGATGCCCGTTATACCATCGTCTTCATGAGGATACAGGCCATTTGTTTCCAAATGCAAGTTTACAAGGGAGTGTTGGAGGCAATTACAAATGGAGGATGTCAGATGTGCTCTAGTTGAGTGCCAAATCTCCTAAAGAAACGGTCAGTCAGATTTGGCAATTTACTGATGAAAAACAGGTCAAGGTTTGCATATTCTTATGGGATCTGTGGTCCACTCGTGACACTGTGACCGCAGGTGATCCCCCAGTGAAAGCTGCAGAAGTGTGTCACCGAACTACTATTTCATCACTCTAAATTTCTGAACATTTTGGGTAAACCGGCAACCCATGTCGAGCAGCAAAGTGCCAAGTGGAGATTGCCAGGAGAAAGCTATTGTAAGATCAATATTGATGATTCCTACTCAGCACAACATAAGATTGGAGGCTGGGGTTTTATCATTTGTGATATTGATGGCCAGGCTATTTGTGCTGGCGCAGGTTGTATGCTAGGAGCTTTTGTATACCCCTTGATCTTGTAACAAGGCAGCGCATGAACTTGCTGCTTTTGCTGTAGTTTTGGAACCGGGGGCTGTCATGTTCTGGCCTAACTAGGTTCCGGCGTGTGTTTCTGACGTAGTAGTTAGCTATTTCGCAGTTGCCCCGGTTTAATGAAATCCCTCCGTTTTAGCCATGACGCAATATAATTTGGAAATGCAATTGCGTTAACCTAGTCAACCCTAGGAAAGGCAGCAACAACCACAGCAAGCAGAGGAAGCGAAACTACCGTTGAACCCTCGCACCGCGGAGTCGGCGATGTACACGGCGGCGGTGCGGCACCCCTCGCCGAAGATCCTGACTGCGAGAATGAGAACCGAGCGCCACCAATCAGGGAACCCCGCTGTATCAAACGGCCGGAGAGCGAAGCCGCGGGGGAGGTTTCTAGGGCGGAGACTCCTCACCGAATTCGAAGCAGGTGGAGCGCTGCGTGGAGAGGGCCCCGCGCGTCCTCCGGGGAGAGCGTCCGGGGGGACGCACCGCGACGTGGATCCGCTCCATCGGGGCCGCTGGTCGCCCTGGATCAGggaggagaaaattgaaaaattgaCGTCGCGAGAAGTTCGCCTCGACTATTTGCCACTAAAACTTTGACTTTCATAAATTACCACtaaaaacaatattattatTGATTCTTTATCATTTTATCCTATTtaattgattttgatttttatttatcTAGACCATGTCAAATGATTGTTGTACTCTTATCTTATACGTGTCCACTAATTCAACGAGAGACTGACTGACTGAGGATCTGTTTGTTTCTAGCTGTTTCTGGTTTCTACTTCTGTTAGAAGCATAGAAGCTAGAAGTCTAAACAAACGGATTTACTAAAAAGTAGCTTCTAAAGAAGTCAAAAGGCTGCTTCTGAGAAAATGAATTAGAAACTGAGAAGCTAATTGAGTaacttttctgagaagttatgtgctgagaagttaaaaaattattgtagaagccaacaggctatttccaaaaatatcttttcagaaaaaacaaaaacacaatttttcagaaaaagccaaaaatagAAGCTTAAACAAACAGCCCCTGAGACTCATAACTCGTCTCCCAGACTGAGACTTGCCAGGAGAGGGTGAGGGAGGACGGGTGTGCGAGGGAGCTCTAGGGAGGATGGGGAGCCGGGGCACAAGGGAGCGACGAGCAAACCCTGGAGCTTCGAGCTAGCCGGGGTTGATGCCATGGGTAATTTGT is a genomic window of Phragmites australis chromosome 17, lpPhrAust1.1, whole genome shotgun sequence containing:
- the LOC133897523 gene encoding kinesin-like protein KIN-7I codes for the protein MERIHVAVRPPGRSPRRTRGALSTQRSTCFEFVRIFGEGCRTAAVYIADSAVRGFNGTAGEEELVFDYFTPTDVGGGNE